The Lates calcarifer isolate ASB-BC8 linkage group LG14, TLL_Latcal_v3, whole genome shotgun sequence genome has a segment encoding these proteins:
- the LOC108890830 gene encoding LOW QUALITY PROTEIN: protein mono-ADP-ribosyltransferase PARP14-like (The sequence of the model RefSeq protein was modified relative to this genomic sequence to represent the inferred CDS: inserted 2 bases in 1 codon; deleted 3 bases in 3 codons), whose protein sequence is MGDPYPYPVFFECPSLDGEQRKKIQNYFNIRRKSGGGDCGSVTNIKDKVYSIAFKEREAQQRVLQRCKHMLEFAGGPLELTVRDSPGPHSSSPITTSSPGQSVSARLGLTSSQQKQQSVLGSSLPPSGEYELQPDAYLLRYLKECAQAQKELEKELASLACSLSLHPEEGRVLVRSLAQPGAAGEGRNWRAEVDKLFNGYLCHYEVDPHKVKALLQSCSSGQTTDEVKVYSEGGVVVVVGKSSQVNGRLRDIKDFTVKRQGSRLSEKQTTVRRLGEAKLCLLWKEIEHGLGQNFPGVKVTQGEAGQVVLEGSVEDILEAGDWISNKESLVLERTVSNMRPHLLAFLRKVYGGPRVLADVLGHGYKVEVDLRDTELRFYSLSADELDETEKKIQEKFKEVKIDLPISSAGPSELREKLKSKTNEMNQGQCRAQVLFGSDSTVCLLGHTKEVEDLSETVTQFILDHANIEGKVTLRFPELVQLLPELLQVHKFDCSGVTLHPLTSSSGPMVVLQGPSSKVTEVRNRLGPFLDSLVQGRVTINLPGAVRYFESPSGRENILKVALSQKCLIQLQKQPHATRENLVSFARLSNGGATVARYSFRDGLQVLVCQGDITQQEADALVNAANEDLDHGGGVAAALSKAGGPEIQRESKALVKYTGKIRTGDVVVTTGGNLKCKKLLHAVGPVAGKAGGRERSLLEKVAYSALNLAEMMELKSIAIPCISSGVFGVPVTVCSEAIVTAIKVFTSQGGRSLSRIILIDKRGEVVRAMQEACDKILQGISIRNSTPSDFGFPMDAAAQDTARGATAGAPGDGVHVEIVQGTIETQQVDALVSPMVGHNPLSTRVGNVLSNVVGPQLSATFHKDAGGATLPGDIVLVEGLPALQSKAVIFLNLLSWDNNQHGSAIQALRQAIRKVLASCAIRGFSSVALPVLGTGAVLRFPHSMVSKVLLEEVNFFAQNRATRSPFLVRVVIHPNDRESSKAFQSAQGTLHLRGFTNDSNPDQAPFYRHVSETNTEVTAMLGGVKLQMVSGNIVNEGTDVIVNTTDFSSNQSGVSKAILTAAGPTVQAALAQVGIPTDYMCTTGPGMLGCREIIHASFRGDPQLIRKNCKKILRQCESKGYHSVAFPAINTGAAGMNSVKACKAMLDGMAMAITDLKPNFLSVIRIVILQQPVFQAFRSELENRFGQIAPCRLSLKEKAKQQLKKWQEKRSRTSTTSAPQDKTIISSKPDPAVISVICCGLDIMQIIKRDLEEILQKQLVEREVKVDDVSRLDDMELEAVQAKVRVLGISLEHRRGPGSQSVNGNRAANTARTEARDRSGSREEVYVLRGLKEDVLSVTELITRAVXHEALYEEKEAMLALNVQWSIQDVHGDWNELSLAENSVLENAHLNNQMLVDVTAPDGVTVKVNLGSKDATNNLTGFTHKVKRSETGSALELPQQWEPMHNEVFKKVELQPNSQEYQVVAQGFLKTAKYNIQKIERVQNFYLWHAYSVCRQRIFAKNGPAELGEKSLYHGTSAEACSCIEKDRFDRSFAGKHAAAYGNGVYFAVNADYSARKFSPPDASGLKRLYVARVLTGRYTVGKSGMKATPPRGTDPTDCFDSLVNNLQQPSMFVVFHDDQAYPEYLITFK, encoded by the exons ATGGGTGATCCATACCCGTATCCGGTTTTCTTCGAGTGCCCCAGCCTGGACGGAGAGCAGCGGAAGAAGATACAAAACTATTTCAACATTCGCCGTAAATCTGGAGGAGGAGACTGTGGTTCAGTCACGAATATAAAGGATAAAGTTTACAGCATTGCTTTTAAAGAGCGTGAAG ctcAGCAAAGAGTCCTGCAGAGATGTAAACATATGTTGGAGTTTGCAGGTGGTCCTCTGGAGCTGACTGTGCGAGACAGCCCAGGACCTCACAGCTCCTCTCCCATCACCACCTCGTCTCCAGGCCAGTCAGTTAGTGCAAGACTGGGCTTAACCTCATCACAG cagaaacagcagtcTGTTCTTGGTTCAAGCCTGCCACCAAGTGGTGAATATGAACTACAACCTGATGCATACCTCCTTCGCTACTTAAAGGAATGTGCCCAGGCCCAGAAGGAACTAGAGAAAGAACTTGCCTCTCTGGCCTGCTCT CTCAGCTTACACCCAGAGGAGGGAAGGGTTTTAGTCAGGAGTTTAGCTCAACCTGGTGCTGCAGGTGAAGGTAGAAACTGGAGAGCTGAGGTAGACAAACTCTTTAATGGCTACCTGTGCCAT TATGAGGTGGACCCTCACAAAGTCAAAGCTTTGcttcagtcctgcagctctggtCAGACCACAGATGAGGTGAAGGTGTACAGTGAGGGGGGGGTAGTTGTTGTGGTTGGGAAAAGTTCTCAGGTGAATGGCAGGTTGAGGGATATAAAGGACTTCACTGTTAAACGTCAAGGGTCACGTTTAAGTGAAAAGCAAACCACTGTTCGTCGTTTGGGTGAGGCCAAACTCTGTCTCCTCTGGAAAGAGATTGAACATGGTTTGGGACAGAATTTTCCAGGAGTTAAAGTCACACAGGGAGAGGCAGGTCAGGTAGTTCTGGAAGGTTCTGTGGAAGATATTCTTGAGGCTGGAGATTGGATCTCCAATAAGGAGAGTTTGGTGTTAGAAAGGACGGTTTCTAACATGAGGCCACATCTTTTGGCCTTCCTAAGGAAAGTTTATGGAGGTCCAAGGGTTCTAGCTGATGTTTTAGGGCATGGTTACAAGGTGGAAGTAGACTTACGAGATACAGAGCTACGTTTCTATTCCCTCTCTGCTGATGAACtggatgagacagaaaaaaagatacaaGAAAAGTTTAAAGAAGTCAAGATTGATCTACCTATCAGCTCTGCTGGTCCATCTGAGCTTCGGGAAAAGCTGAAGTCCAAGACAAATGAGATGAACCAGGGACAATGTAGGGCTCAGGTCCTGTTTGGCTCAGACAGCACAGTCTGCTTATTGGGCCACACCAAAGAGGTTGAAGATCTAAGTGAAACTGTCACTCAGTTTATTTTGGACCATGCAAACATAGAAGGCAAAGTCACTCTCCGTTTCCCAGAGTTAGTACAACTCTTACCAGAACTGCTGCAGGTGCATAAGTTTGACTGTTCAGGGGTTACCCTCCATCCTTTAACCTCTTCCTCTGGGCCTATGGTGGTGCTGCAAGGTCCATCCAGCAAGGTCACTGAGGTCAGGAACAGGCTGGGTCCATTTCTAGACTCCTTGGTCCAGGGCAGAGTCACCATTAACCTGCCAGGTGCAGTAAGGTATTTTGAAAGTCCCTCTGgaagagagaacattttaaaagttgCTCTTTCTCAGAAGTGTCTTATACAGCTTCAAAAACAACCTCACGCTACTAGAGAGAATTTGGTATCTTTTGCAAGATTGAGTAATGGAGGGGCAACAGTTGCTAGGTACAGCTTTCGTGATGGGCTCCAAGTGCTGGTGTGTCAGGGTGACATCACCCAACAGGAAGCTGATGCCCTCGTTAATGCTGCTAATGAAGATCTGGACCATGGCGGAGGTGTAGCTGCTGCACTGAGTAAAGCAGGCGGTCCTGAAATACAGAGGGAGAGCAAAGCCTTGGTAAAGTACACTGGGAAAATTCGTACAGGTGATGTAGTAGTGACCACAGGGGGGAACCTAAAGTGCAAGAAACTGCTGCATGCTGTTGGACCTGTAGCTGGAAAAGCAGGTGGCAGAGAAAGGTCCTTGCTAGAAAAAGTTGCATATTCTGCTCTGAATTTGGCAGAAATGATGGAGCTTAAGTCTATAGCCATTCCCTGCAtcagctcaggtgtgtttgGTGTTCCTGTCACTGTTTGCTCTGAAGCTATTGTGACTGCCATAAAAGTGTTTACTAGTCAGGGAGGACGAAGTCTAAGCAGAATCATCCTGATTGATAAAAGAGGAGAGGTGGTGAGGGCCATGCAGGAAGCTTGTGACAAGATTCTCCAAGGGATAAGTATCAGAAACAGTACGCCAAGTGATTTTGGGTTCCCGATGGATGCTGCTGCCCAAGACACAGCCAGAGGAGCCACTGCGGGAGCTCCTGGAGATGGTGTCCATGTTGAGATTGTTCAGGGAACCATCGAGACCCAGCAG gTGGATGCCCTGGTATCTCCTATGGTTGGTCATAATCCTCTCTCTACCCGCGTTGGAAACGTTTTGTCGAATGTGGTGGGACCTCAGCTGTCTGCCACATTTCATAAAGATGCAGGAGGAGCAACGCTGCCTGGTGACATAGTCCTTGTGGAGGGCTTGCCTGCACTGCAATCTAAAGCAGTGATCTTCCTCAATCTTCTTTCCTGGGATAATAACCAACATGGAAGTGCAATCCAG GCTCTGAGACAGGCCATAAGAAAAGTTCTGGCTTCTTGTGCGATCAGAGGTTTTAGTTCAGTTGCTCTCCCTGTGCTTGGGACCGGAGCTGTCCTGCGTTTTCCTCACAGCATGGTATCCAAGGTTCTTCTGGAGGAGGTCAATTTTTTTGCACAGAACCGAGCCACCAGATCACCTTTCCTGGTCCGTGTTGTCATTCACCCCAATGACAGAGAATCTAGCAAG GCCTTCCAGTCTGCTCAGGGAACTTTGCATCTCAGAGGATTCACAAATGATTCAAACCCAGATCAAG CTCCCTTTTACCGCCATGTCTCTGAAACTAATACTGAGGTCACAGCCATGCTGGGTGGAGTCAAACTTCAGATGGTCAGTGGTAACATCGTAAATGAGGGCACCGATGTCATTGTCAACACAACTGACTTCTCCAGCAACCAATCTG GTGTCTCCAAAGCCATTCTGACTGCAGCAGGGCCTACTGTTCAAGCAGCGTTAGCACAAG tgggCATTCCAACAGACTATATGTGCACCACAGGACCTGGGATGCTTGGGTGTAGAGAGATCATCCATGCTAGTTTCAGGGGTGATCCTCAGTTGATTCGGAAGAACTGTAAAAAGATACTGAGGCAGTGTGAGAGCAAAGGCTACCACTCAGTAGCCTTCCCAGCCATCAATACTG GTGCGGCTGGTATGAACTCTGTTAAAGCTTGTAAAGCCATGCTGGATGGCATGGCGATGGCTATCACAGACTTGAAACCAAATTTCCTCTCAGTTATCCGCATTGTCATCCTGCAACAACCTGTCTTCCAGGCTTTCAG ATCAGAGCTGGAGAATCGCTTTGGACAAATTGCCCCTTGTCGCCTTAGCCTAAaag aaaaAGCTAAACAGCAGCTCAAGAAGTGGCAAGAAAAGCGTTCAAGAACATCAACAACTTCAGCACCACAAGACAAAACCATCATCTCCTCAAAACCAGACCCGGCTGTAATAAGTGTGATTTGTTGTGGTCTAGACATCATGCAGATCATCAAGAGAGATTTGGAGGAGATCCTCCAGAAGCAGCTGgtagagagagaggtgaaagtGGACGATGTTTCCAGACTTGATGACATGGAGCTGGAGGCAGTGCAAGCAAAAGTCAGAGTCTTAGGAATAAGTCTTGAACACAGGAGAGGTCCAGGCTCTCAAAGCGTGAATGGCAACAGAGCAGCAAACACAGCTAGAACTGAAGCCAGAGATCGGTCAGGGTCAAGAGAAGAGGTGTATGTGCTGAGAGGCCTGAAAGAGGATGTTTTGAGTGTTACTGAACTCATAACCAGAGCAGT CCATGAAGCACTTTATGAGGAAAAAGAAGCAATGTTGGCTCTTAACGTCCAGTGGTCGATTCAAGATGTACATGGAGACTGGAATGAACTGAGCCTAGCA GAGAACTCTGTGCTGGAGAATGCTCACCTGAATAACCAAATGCTTGTAGATGTGACGGCACCAGACGGAGTGACAGTGAAAGTAAACTTGGGGTCAAAAGATGCCACAAATAATCTGACAGGGTtcacacacaaagtgaaaagGAGCGAAACTGGGTCAG CCTTAGAGTTGCCACAACAATGGGAACCTATGCACAACGAAGTCTTTAAAAAGGTGGAGCTACAACCTAACTCACAAGAGTATCAGGTCGTGGCCCAAGGTTTCCTCAAAACAGCTAAATATAACATTCAAAAG ATTGAACGTGTACAAAACTTCTACCTATGGCATGCCTATAGTGTGTGTAGGCAGCGTATATTTGCCAAGAATGGTCCAGCAGAACTTGGGGAGAAGTCTCTCTACCATGGCACATCGGCAGAAGCATGCAGCTGCATTGAAAAGGACAGATTTGACAGGAGCTTCGCAGGAAAACATG CTGCTGCGTATGGAAATGGAGTTTACTTTGCTGTCAATGCAGACTATTCGGCCAGAAAGTTTTCCCCACCAGATGCATCAGGCCTGAAGAGGCTGTATGTTGCTCGTGTTCTGACCGGCCGATACACGGTCGGTAAGTCTGGCATGAAAGCCACCCCTCCTCGTGGCACAGACCCCACTGACTGCTTTGACAGTTTAGTGAACAACCTGCAGCAGCCCTCCATGTTTGTGGTCTTCCATGATGACCAGGCCTACCCAGAATACCTCATCACTTTCAAATaa
- the LOC127138970 gene encoding C-type lectin lectoxin-Enh4 — protein sequence MKWSLFLLSLMGQCFLSTCCLYEYHYISESKTWSEAQSYCREKYTDLAKVYDMTDMKRLLDSTENQGEAWIGLYNNPGKENRKWHWSLPGVEYKEDRKNWNGGEPNDIKSPENCVRMSPKWVDVPCAQTYVFICYDERRKYNKTFHLINNKKTWPQAQSYCREHHTDLISGVHQLEDEEFKTQGKSKRLWIGLFRDTWRWSR from the exons ATGAAGTGGAGTCTGTTTCTGCTCAGTCTGATGG gtcagtgttttctctccacaTGTTGCCTCTATGAGTACCACTATATCAGTGAGAGTAAGACCTGGAGTGAAGCTCAGTCGTACTGTAGAGAGAAGTATACAGACTTGGCCAAAGTGTATGACATGACAGACATGAAGAGACTCCTCGACTCTACAGAGAATCAAGGTGAAGCCTGGATTGGTCTGTACAACAACCcagggaaagaaaacaggaagtggcaCTGGTCTCTACCTGGGGTGGAGTACAAGGAGGATAGAAAGAACTGGAATGGAGGCGAGCCAAATGATATCAAATCTCCTGAGAACTGTGTGAGGATGAGCCCAAAGTGGGTGGACGTCCCTTGTGCTCAGACTTATGTATTCATCTGCTATGACG agaggaggaaatacaataaaacattcCACTTAATTAACAATAAGAAGACCTGGCCACAGGCtcagagctactgcagagaaCATCACACAGACCTGATCAGTGGAGTCCATCAGTTAGAAGATGAAGAATTCAAGACTCAGGGAAAGTCTAAGAGGTTATGGATCGGCCTGTTCAGAGACACCTGGAGGTGGTCCAGATGA
- the LOC108890817 gene encoding CAP-Gly domain-containing linker protein 1 translates to MVTKVFFFIALFGVASSTLPRTRTCDPVQDEPKKPPSHCSNYINIEYLDEQMERIEYELTKRIHAVEKKTRNIDELKGLGTKLQELESHIESEFHNTKKQLEESQDDIAGLKREVQKLVNHREIVGGNLTKIEARLDTTERQLREKKAKLENLETETETAFSDTQKLLNLYKSELSNLNTTAQELEVKVEARLDSSRAELEAKLKKIQTDSEAFSTKLKEQKDEVEKFKGEADKKFMDVNEQLQTQKTSLTKQKADAETLRDDVAGITNRLTSAEEKADEQKTLNSEVDKLKAAVNTKVAFSATIIESKDVFTGPKTATTSSTLIFNKVFTNVGNAYNSKTGVFTAPVKGVYHFSFMTFGYNSYTSGGILVKNGHYQVSTWEFTGPDTSDTTSNTVILELNVRDCINIILWEGGKIHTGVFSGFLIYPTL, encoded by the exons ATGGTCACCAAGGTGTTTTTCTTCATTGCTCTATTTGGAGTTGCATCCTCCACACTTCCAAGAACACGGACGTGTGACCCAGTGCAAGACGAGCCTAAGAAACCACCATCTCATTGCTCAAATTACATAAACATTGAATACCTTGATGAGCAGATGGAAAGAATCGAGTATGAACTGACAAAGAGGATTCatgctgtggaaaaaaagacaagaaacatCGATGAGCTCAAAGGATTAGGTACAAAGCTACAGGAGTTAGAGTCACATATTGAGAGTGAATTccacaacacaaagaaacagcTGGAAGAAAGCCAAGATGACATTGCTGGCCTGAAGAGAGAAGTTCAAAAACTGGTCAATCACAGGGAGATAGTGGGAGGAAACCTCACTAAGATCGAAGCGAGGCTTGACACAACTGAGAGGcagctgagggaaaaaaaagcaaagctcGAAAATCTGGAGACAGAAACTGAGACTGCATTCAGTGACACACAGAAACTGTTGAATCTGTACAAGAGTGAACTGTCCAACCTCAACACAACAGCCCAAGAGCTTGAAGTCAAAGTCGAAGCCCGGCTTGATTCCTCAAGGGCTGAACTTGAAGCTAAActgaagaaaatacaaacagacagTGAAG CTTTCAGCAcaaaactgaaagaacaaaaagatgaaGTTGAGAAATTTAAGGGAGAAGCTGACAAGAAGTTCATGGATGTTAATGAACAgctacaaacacaaaaaacgaGTCTGACCAAGCAGAAGGCTGATGCTGAAACTCTAAGAGATGATGTTGCAG GAATTACAAACCGACTGACGTCAGCTGAAGAAAAAGCTGATGAACAAAAGACACTCAACTCAGAGGTGGATAAACTTAAAGCAGCAG TCAATACAAAGGTTGCATTTTCTGCAACTATAATCGAATCTAAAGATGTGTTCACCGGACCCAAAACTGCCACCACCAGTAGTACTCTGATCTTCAACAAAGTCTTCACAAATGTTGGCAATGCttacaacagtaaaacag GTGTCTTCACTGCTCCAGTGAAAGGGGTTTACCACTTCTCCTTCATGACTTTTGGCTACAACAGCTACACTTCAGGGGGCATCTTGGTGAAAAACGGGCATTATCAAGTGAGCACCTGGGAATTTACAGGACCAGATACCAGCGACACCACCAGCAACACAGTAATTCTTGAACTGAATGTCAGAGACTGCATCAACATCATCTTGTGGGAGGGTGGGAAAATACATACAGGTGTCTTTAGTGGGTTCCTCATCTACCCAACATTGTAG
- the si:ch211-63p21.8 gene encoding LOW QUALITY PROTEIN: kelch-like protein 33 (The sequence of the model RefSeq protein was modified relative to this genomic sequence to represent the inferred CDS: deleted 1 base in 1 codon): MEFTRRYLPMEWEERWRREKERRKKVIEEGGEGIERDNCELKRIVAYNDARMGLSSWMGKKEGSEVRVSSTNQKRIEEHLSEEAFETEGLGDNIHTYCSENAYKEIFRALKELWDSSLLTDLTLTTENGSSFHVHSPILAAVSSIILEKLKGKSGERSDDGEDVGVHRWSVSLGTEVDHVGLRAVVEFAYTGVVLSLNKDTMAQIKAAAHLLGVPRVLDLCNEEERMKEDGGTKEEERKLSTVDQMKITLQSVEQLWADGVGCDVMLDVDGALFHVHRVILAASSDYFRGMFTCGMKESHQTCVALPFLLAFELEALIGCSYSGTLSLNWDYVFEITCTALQLQFQPALSLCLDFMRQEIEASSCLDIVSFAEAYGMPELLEEANDFILRNFWEVSSTAKFQDLPAEKLLDFLRCDGLCVPSELAVFRAVISWIEADPEERLGQAGLLMAAVRFPLMTFREFREVRAINLRMECFGNKEVELYGSALKEFGFSLPKTEDHCRVRRPKDALVLVGGDQLNPDMGQRIPSRELWFANSLRSGTGLVKQIEWRRLGEMPDKPKFRHGVAAMDGRLYVFGGCYFYTKDDMMKSVYSYDPVQDSWKRLADMQEFRSNFSVVAHEGCFYAIGGDKKLNTNVDSVEKYNPNTDSWSFVQPLDQALSGYAVSVVDGGIFISGGFNCKYVCLVSMFLYHPERGTTYLADMAHDRAQHCMDALRGHLYVTGGVCNLRKFYTDQQACEVYNPVTDSWTAFASLPVPHVGAASAVLEEKIYILGGYCQDDYSESGLVHRFDPSTQRWENMGRLPGAVTDIRACLLRLPQHFRQ, from the exons ATGGAGTTTACCAGGCGTTACCTACCAATGGAATGGGAAGAGCgttggaggagagagaaggagaggaggaaaaaagtgatTGAAGAAGGCGGAGAAGGCATAGAGAGAGACAACTGTGAGCTGAAGAGGATCGTGGCTTATAATGACGCCAGGATGGGCCTGTCCAGTTGGATGGGTAAGAaagaggggtcagaggtcagagtgagTAGTACTAATCAGAAGAGAATTGAGGAGCATTTGAGCGAGGAAGCATTT GAGACTGAAGGACTTGGTGATAACATCCACACATACTGCAGTGAAAACGCTTATAAAGAGATATTCAGGGCCCTGAAGGAACTCTGGGATTCATCTCTTCTCACAGACCTGACTCTGACCACTGAGAATGGGAGCAGTTTCCATGTGCACTCCCCTATCCTGGCTGCTGTCAGCTCTATCATCCTGGAGAAACTCAAGGGAAAAAGTGGAGAGCGATCAGATGATGGTGAGGATGTAGGAGTCCATAGGTGGTCGGTGTCTCTGGGTACTGAGGTTGATCATGTTGGGCTTCGGGCAGTTGTGGAGTTTGCCTACACTGGGGTTGTACTTTCTTTAAACAAAGACACCATGGCTCAGATCAAGGCTGCAGCTCATCTACTGGGTGTCCCTAGAGTGCTAGATCTCTGCAACGAAGAGGAAAGGATGAAGGAAGATGGAGGTACCAAGGAGGAGGAGCGAAAACTCTCCACTGTAGACCAGATGAAGATTACTCTTCAGTCAGTTGAACAGCTGTGGGCAGACGGAGTgggatgtgatgtgatgttggATGTGGATGGGGCTTTATTCCATG ttCACAGAGTTATCCTGGCAGCAAGCAGTGACTACTTCCGTGGCATGTTCACCTGTGGGATGAAGGAATCACATCAGACTTGTGTTGCCCTTCCCTTCCTGTTAGCATTTGAATTAGAGGCTCTTATTGGCTGTTCCTACAGTGGCACCCTTTCACTGAACTGGGACTATGTCTTTGAGATTACTTGCACAGCGCTGCAGCTTCAGTTCCAGCCTGCCCTCTCACTTTGCCTCGACTTCATGAGGCAGGAAATAGAGGCAAGCTCCTGCCTGGATATTGTATCTTTTGCTGAAGCCTATGGGATGCCAGAGCTCCTTGAAGAAGCCAATGACTTTATACTGAGGAACTTCTGGGAGGTGTCATCCACTGCAAAATTTCAGGACCTACCAGCAGAGAAGCTTCTAGACTTCCTCCGCTGTGATGGTCTCTGTGTGCCCTCAGAGTTGGCTGTATTTCGAGCTGTAATCTCTTGGATTGAGGCTGATCCTGAGGAGAGATTGGGCCAGGCTGGCTTACTGATGGCAGCAGTGCGCTTCCCTCTCATGACCTTTCGAGAGTTCAGGGAGGTCAGGGCCATTAACCTACGCATGGAGTGCTTTGGAAATAAGGAAGTTGAACTCTATGGTTCAGCACTCAAGGAATTTGGTTTCAGCCTTCCAAAAACTGAAGATCACTGTCGAGTTAGGCGACCCAAAGATGCTCTGGTTCTGGTTGGGGGAGACCAGCTGAATCCAGATATGGGTCAGCGCATTCCAAGCAGGGAATTGTGGTTTGCAAACTCCCTCCGCAGTGGCACAGGGTTGGTGAAGCAGATAGAATGGAGGAGGCTGGGTGAGATGCCAGACAAACCTAAATTCAGGCATGGAGTTGCAGCAATGGATGGGAGACTGTATGTGTTTGGAGGCTGTTACTTCTACACGAAGGATGACATGATGAAATCTGTCTACAG TTATGATCCTGTGCAGGACAGCTGGAAGAGGCTGGCTGACATGCAGGAGTTTAGAAGTAACTTCTCAGTGGTGGCACATGAGGGGTGCTTTTACGCCATTGGTGGAGATAAGAAGCTCAACACCAACGTAGACAGCGTTGAGAAGTACAACCCAAACACTGACTCCTGGAG CTTTGTCCAGCCCCTGGACCAGGCTCTAAGTGGCTACGCTGTCTCTGTTGTAGATGGAGGAATTTTCATTTCTGGAGGTTTCAACTGTAAGTATGTGTGTCTGGTTTCCATGTTCCTGTACCACCCAGAAAGAGGAACCACTTACCTTGCAGACATGGCCCATGACCGGGCGCAGCATTGCATGGATGCCCTGCGAGGCCATCTTTACGTCACAGGTGGAGTGTGTAACCTGAGAAAATTTTACACTGATCAACAAGCCTGTGAGGTTTATAATCCGGTAACCGATTCGTGGACTGCTTTTGCATCACTGCCTGTTCCCCATGTGGGTGCAGCCTCAGCCGTCCTAGAGGAGAAGATCTATATACTGGGTGGATATTGCCAGGACGACTACAGTGAGTCTGGACTGGTCCACCGGTTTGATCCCAGCACACAGCGATGGGAGAACATGGGCAGACTGCCTGGGGCTGTTACTGACATTCGGGCATGTCTGCTGCGGTTACCTCAGCACTTTAGACAATAA